A stretch of Aedes aegypti strain LVP_AGWG chromosome 2, AaegL5.0 Primary Assembly, whole genome shotgun sequence DNA encodes these proteins:
- the LOC5570871 gene encoding angiopoietin-related protein 1 — MSRNFTTGFGIICFVLLIFRGKSVHSAEESTEAVASSYGNTDNFGYEVLLTKMDYIEYKLMELEFELKEQNEQTTRNQARLEKTHEGMSWMMTRMEQAISQNFTSVLGQSWRILQQQISCSHHESLRNAIFKMKPVKGPSDNVRMLFDLQQFKARGPFESCKAEPSKTSGKYMLQPFLTEDPFVAFCEQTKFGGGWLVIQHRFDGSVEFYRNWTEYKNGFGEADKEFWIGLDRLHKLTKDKSHQLLIELEDFAGEYKYARYAGFQIGDQSEKYSLKTLGAYSGTAGDSLTYHKGMMFTTLDSDNDKNAGNCAEVCTGAWWYNTCHHSNLNGKFMTGNDQRSITWYHFKSAHYGLKYTRMMIREI; from the exons ATGTCGCGAAATTTTACGACTGGGTTTGGTATTATATGTTTTGTGTTATTGATATTCAGAGGAAAGTCAGTACATTCGGCAGAAGAGTCTACAGAAGCAGTTGCTAGCAGTTATGGAAATACTGATAATTTTGGATATGAAGTGTTGCTCACGAAAATGGACTACATCGAGTACAAGTTGATGGAACTGGAGTTTGAACTGAAGGAGCAAAATGAACAAACGACGCGCAATCAAGCCCGATTAGAAAAGACCCACGAAGGCATGTCATGGATGATGACTAGGATGGAGCAAGccataagtcaaaattttacgTCGGTGTTGGGACAATCTTGGCGAATTTTGCAACAGCAAATAAGTTGTTCCCATCACGAAAGCTTACGAAatgcaattttcaaaatgaaaccTGTCAAAGGACCTTCGGATAACGTAAGGATGTTGTTCGACCTGCAGCAGTTTAAGGCACGAGGACCATTTGAGTCGTGTAAGGCAGAGCCGAGCAAGACCTCCGGAAAATATATGCTGCAACCATTCCTTACAGAGGACCCATTTGTTGCTTTCTGTGAGCAAACCAAGTTCGGAGGCGGTTGGTTAGTGATACAACACCGCTTCGATGGTTCGGTGGAGTTCTACAGAAACTGGACCGAGTATAAAAACGGGTTCGGAGAAGCCGATAAAGAGTTCTGGATAGGACTCGATCGTTTACATAAGTTAACGAAAGACAAAAGTCACCAACTGCTGATTGAATTGGAAGATTTTGCTGGAGAATACAAATATGCCCGATATGCCGGGTTCCAAATCGGCGATCAATCGGAGAAGTATTCCCTTAAAACTCTAGGAGCGTACAGTGGAACTGCAGGAGACTCACTGACCTACCATAAAGGAATGATGTTTACGACTTTGGATAGCGACAATGACAAAAATGCTGGTAATTGTGCCGAAGTTTGCACGGGTGCTTGGTGGTACAATACGTGTCATCATAG CAACTTGAATGGGAAATTCATGACTGGAAATGATCAGAGATCTATCACCTGGTACCATTTTAAAAGTGCACATTATGGTCTCAAATACACACGAATGATGATACGAGAGATATAG